From the genome of Papaver somniferum cultivar HN1 chromosome 2, ASM357369v1, whole genome shotgun sequence, one region includes:
- the LOC113354079 gene encoding uncharacterized protein LOC113354079, with product MENFEEIPQYDLEDGAYSPEPLSYGSVYVNGSVYYICGHLKLKHCSSEQKVIVAFDVGSEKFRTIALPKFITDQLFVYDKDWYFNPLVNLLEVNDRVGVLHRLRVGYTVKLWILNHKKDTSTGGIICSNQIWSEVMNIDLPFQLDEKKHIEFHGVPGTDDILVETYEDATKLRCLSLFYFNWKDKTFRKVESNELCSSILHLNSEKVLRKDM from the coding sequence ATGGAGAATTTTGAAGAAATCCCCCAATACGATCTTGAAGATGGTGCATATTCTCCCGAGCCACTTTCTTACGGTTCTGTATATGTGAATGGCTCCGTATATTACATCTGTGGGCACCTTAAGCTTAAACATTGTAGTAGTGAGCAAAAGGTCATAGTAGCATTTGATGTAGGAAGTGAGAAGTTCAGGACAATTGCACTTCCTAAATTCATCACTGATCAGCTGTTTGTGTACGACAAGGACTGGTACTTTAATCCGCTTGTTAATCTATTAGAAGTGAACGATCGCGTGGGTGTATTACATAGATTACGTGTTGGTTATACTGTCAAGCTGTGGATACTTAATCATAAGAAGGATACAAGTACTGGTGGCATTATATGTAGTAACCAAATCTGGAGTGAAGTGATGAATATCGACTTACCTTTTCAATTGGATGAAAAAAAGCATATCGAATTTCACGGGGTTCCAGGAACAGATGATATACTTGTAGAAACATATGAAGATGCGACAAAATTAAGGTGTCTTTCTCTTTTTTACTTCAACTGGAAAGATAAAACTTTTAGGAAAGTTGAATCGAATGAGCTATGCTCCTCAATTCTTCATTTGAATTCTGAAAAAGTATTGAGGAAAGATATGTAG